In Bradyrhizobium lablabi, one DNA window encodes the following:
- a CDS encoding DUF2312 domain-containing protein produces MTPATGHNTAIAPDAPATSFAKDQLKAIIERIERLEEERKTISDDIRDVYAEAKGNGYDVKALRTIVRLRKQDANERAEHETIVETYQQALGMI; encoded by the coding sequence ATGACGCCAGCAACAGGCCACAACACCGCTATAGCCCCAGACGCGCCGGCGACGTCCTTCGCAAAGGACCAACTCAAGGCGATCATCGAACGAATCGAACGTCTCGAGGAAGAGCGCAAAACCATCAGCGACGATATCCGCGATGTCTACGCGGAGGCGAAGGGCAACGGGTACGACGTGAAAGCCCTCCGGACGATCGTCCGCCTACGCAAGCAGGACGCCAACGAGCGCGCCGAACATGAAACTATCGTCGAGACATACCAGCAAGCACTTGGAATGATATAA
- a CDS encoding GcrA family cell cycle regulator: MRWVETWSQEQRDLLKTKWEAGVTAQAIADELGISRNAVCGKIDRLKLSRSVKPPPTESELQARKDRIREKNTERMRKRRGSVAFKPKPIPREIPMQCLEPLNLALADLTMKDGRPVECRFITNDDLTDARYCGHAVDSETSWCPHHRLKLQPPRGWIAPAMAPKIAVAA, encoded by the coding sequence ATGCGGTGGGTCGAAACATGGTCACAAGAACAGCGCGATCTTCTCAAGACCAAATGGGAAGCCGGCGTAACAGCGCAGGCCATCGCCGACGAGCTTGGCATATCGCGCAACGCGGTTTGCGGGAAGATTGATCGGCTGAAATTGTCCAGGAGCGTCAAGCCGCCGCCGACCGAGTCCGAGCTCCAGGCGAGGAAAGATCGTATCCGAGAAAAAAATACCGAGCGTATGCGTAAGCGTCGCGGTTCCGTTGCGTTCAAACCGAAACCCATTCCGAGGGAAATCCCGATGCAATGTCTTGAACCGTTAAATCTCGCGCTCGCTGATTTGACCATGAAGGACGGCAGGCCCGTCGAATGCCGCTTCATCACGAATGATGACCTGACGGACGCCCGATATTGCGGCCATGCCGTCGATTCGGAAACGTCCTGGTGTCCGCATCATCGCCTGAAACTGCAGCCGCCGCGGGGCTGGATTGCGCCGGCAATGGCGCCAAAGATCGCGGTGGCGGCATGA
- a CDS encoding S24 family peptidase has translation MSENDCIPDSIHGVSRLVNTARIKNIGTVRIGMAGDDRDEVIQARAQRLKAYREAAGFRFAAEAARRYRWVEPTYRSHENGTRPIGDDDADRYAIGFSRPGRKITGKDIMYGPAETPADPSESGILRVPVVGMIGAGAVVEPEFEQVPEGGIYEVELPYAVPEDLIAFQVEGDSMMPRYDDGDVILVWKDQKRSLESFYGEEAAVRTHDGRRYIKTILYGKTRQTVNLQSFNAKLIEGVRIEWIGEIYSTIRAGQVHRLTKRDRARKPVAKRPSAAKGAHK, from the coding sequence ATGTCTGAGAACGACTGCATTCCGGATTCGATACACGGAGTATCGCGCTTAGTCAATACGGCACGTATCAAAAATATCGGTACAGTCCGTATCGGCATGGCGGGTGATGATCGAGACGAGGTAATTCAGGCGCGCGCGCAAAGGCTTAAGGCCTATCGCGAGGCGGCCGGATTTCGTTTCGCGGCGGAGGCGGCGCGGCGTTACCGATGGGTCGAGCCGACATATCGGTCTCATGAAAACGGGACGCGCCCGATCGGCGATGATGACGCCGACCGCTACGCCATAGGATTTAGCCGCCCCGGCCGCAAAATAACGGGCAAGGATATCATGTATGGACCGGCGGAAACCCCGGCCGACCCGTCAGAGAGCGGCATTTTGCGCGTTCCGGTCGTTGGCATGATCGGCGCAGGCGCCGTGGTCGAGCCCGAGTTCGAACAAGTGCCCGAAGGCGGCATTTATGAGGTCGAGCTGCCCTACGCCGTCCCGGAGGATCTGATCGCGTTCCAGGTAGAGGGTGATTCGATGATGCCGCGCTATGACGATGGCGACGTTATTCTCGTCTGGAAAGACCAAAAACGATCACTTGAGAGCTTCTACGGCGAGGAAGCCGCGGTCCGGACGCACGACGGGCGGCGCTATATCAAGACGATTTTATACGGAAAAACCCGCCAAACCGTGAATTTGCAAAGCTTCAACGCCAAGCTGATCGAGGGCGTCCGGATCGAATGGATCGGCGAAATTTACTCAACGATTCGGGCTGGCCAGGTCCACCGGCTCACCAAACGGGACCGCGCGCGTAAACCGGTCGCGAAACGCCCTAGCGCCGCCAAGGGCGCGCATAAATGA
- a CDS encoding SAM-dependent methyltransferase: protein MSAGLAISDTKAALAERKNDLYETPPEAVQALLKAENLPPVIWEPACGPGSIVRVLRVSGRQVYATDLVDYESPDQDEHGWDFLSERQLPIGVQAIVTNPPFKNASEFVVHALDLCPRVVMLLRLAFLESTRRAPILDGGHLARVHVFRNRLPMMHRDGWEGPKVSNPTAFAWFVWDRGHCGATELRRISWEPIFAGIQGQAAE from the coding sequence ATGAGCGCTGGACTCGCGATCTCCGATACAAAAGCGGCATTGGCTGAACGGAAGAACGACCTTTACGAGACGCCGCCGGAGGCGGTGCAGGCGCTGCTAAAGGCTGAAAACCTCCCACCGGTTATCTGGGAACCGGCCTGCGGTCCCGGTTCAATCGTGCGCGTCCTTCGCGTATCCGGCCGGCAGGTCTATGCGACCGATCTCGTCGACTACGAGTCGCCGGACCAGGACGAACACGGTTGGGACTTCCTCTCCGAGCGCCAATTACCGATCGGCGTGCAGGCCATCGTCACCAACCCGCCATTTAAGAACGCTTCCGAATTCGTCGTTCACGCGCTCGATCTCTGCCCGCGTGTTGTGATGTTGCTTCGGCTGGCGTTCCTCGAGAGCACCAGGAGAGCGCCGATACTTGATGGCGGCCATCTCGCGCGCGTGCATGTTTTCCGAAACCGGTTGCCGATGATGCATCGCGACGGCTGGGAAGGACCGAAGGTCAGCAACCCAACGGCGTTCGCTTGGTTCGTCTGGGACCGCGGCCACTGCGGAGCGACCGAATTGCGCCGGATCTCATGGGAACCGATCTTTGCTGGAATACAGGGGCAGGCTGCGGAATGA
- a CDS encoding HNH endonuclease, with the protein MARAALSQKLRFEVFKRDSFTCQYCGRKAPEVILQCDHVKPVVAGGDADILNLITSCFDCNSGKGGRELIDRAVLTKQLDQIAELAERRDQIEMMIAWRDELQRLSTDTLDRVVERLERNGFTLNDAGRNDVRKWLKKYTVADVLQAAEESFSNYLEYESGAPTSKSWNKAFTKIPAFCSIQKQEAEKPYIRKLLYIQGIIRKRARAPRYSCVAYLEHLHLCGFSLEEIESDAKGMRMGDLASFEKPYDDWLEKNGKQF; encoded by the coding sequence ATGGCACGGGCCGCGCTGTCCCAAAAATTGCGATTTGAAGTCTTCAAGCGCGACTCCTTTACCTGCCAGTACTGTGGGCGGAAGGCGCCAGAGGTCATTCTGCAATGCGACCATGTTAAGCCCGTTGTTGCCGGCGGCGATGCCGACATACTGAATCTGATTACATCATGCTTCGATTGCAATTCAGGCAAGGGTGGCCGGGAATTAATCGATCGCGCAGTGCTCACAAAGCAGCTTGACCAAATAGCGGAGCTTGCCGAGCGCCGCGACCAAATCGAGATGATGATTGCATGGCGCGACGAATTGCAGCGTCTATCAACCGATACCCTTGATCGGGTGGTGGAGCGTTTAGAGCGGAACGGATTTACCCTCAACGACGCCGGCCGCAACGATGTTCGGAAGTGGCTGAAAAAATACACCGTCGCCGACGTCCTGCAGGCCGCGGAAGAATCGTTCAGCAATTATCTTGAGTACGAATCCGGTGCCCCGACGTCAAAGAGTTGGAATAAAGCCTTCACGAAGATCCCGGCGTTTTGCAGCATTCAAAAGCAGGAGGCCGAGAAGCCCTATATCCGTAAGCTTCTCTATATCCAGGGCATCATCCGCAAGCGCGCTCGCGCTCCGCGGTATAGCTGCGTTGCCTATCTCGAGCATTTGCACCTTTGCGGCTTCTCTCTTGAGGAAATCGAGTCGGATGCCAAGGGCATGCGCATGGGCGATCTCGCGAGTTTCGAAAAGCCCTATGACGATTGGCTCGAAAAGAACGGAAAACAGTTCTGA
- a CDS encoding DUF6378 domain-containing protein — protein MKAGKIIGSAATLVGGDRQEAYGLDPMPGFARIALLWNGLLAVAGKAPKRPIDEHDVAQMMVSLKQARAYTGPLRLDHYIDEAGWAALAGEAASRLRGAYIKPDGDAV, from the coding sequence ATGAAGGCCGGGAAGATCATCGGGTCCGCCGCGACGTTGGTCGGCGGCGACCGTCAGGAAGCCTACGGGCTCGATCCCATGCCCGGATTCGCCAGGATAGCCCTCCTATGGAACGGGCTTCTCGCTGTGGCCGGGAAGGCGCCCAAGCGGCCAATTGACGAGCATGACGTCGCGCAAATGATGGTGAGCCTCAAGCAGGCGAGGGCGTACACCGGCCCGTTGCGTCTCGACCATTACATTGATGAAGCCGGATGGGCGGCGCTTGCTGGCGAGGCCGCATCGCGTCTCCGGGGCGCGTACATCAAGCCAGACGGCGACGCGGTATGA
- a CDS encoding phosphohydrolase, translated as MTDSRGDWIQTALGRQFWPIDPRADEVFIDDIAHALSMLCRFGGHCLRFYSVAEHSVLLSRAAAPEHKLWALLHDASEAYLVDVPRPLKPFLAGYKEAEDKIMRAVCERFGLDADMPTAVKEFDGRILFDERTQNMATAPVRWSTDAAPIGVTLQYWTPLVARANFLSDFRYLTEDRAA; from the coding sequence ATGACAGACTCTCGAGGAGATTGGATCCAGACAGCGCTTGGACGGCAATTTTGGCCGATCGACCCACGCGCCGATGAGGTTTTCATCGACGATATCGCCCATGCGCTTTCGATGCTCTGCCGGTTCGGCGGCCATTGCTTGCGGTTCTACAGCGTCGCGGAACATTCGGTTCTGCTTTCACGCGCCGCGGCGCCGGAGCACAAGCTCTGGGCGCTCCTGCATGACGCCAGCGAAGCCTACCTGGTCGACGTTCCGCGCCCCTTAAAGCCGTTCCTGGCCGGATACAAAGAGGCTGAGGACAAGATCATGCGCGCTGTCTGCGAGCGTTTCGGCCTCGACGCCGATATGCCGACCGCGGTCAAGGAGTTTGATGGGCGGATTCTTTTCGACGAGCGCACGCAGAACATGGCAACCGCGCCTGTCCGCTGGTCGACCGATGCTGCGCCGATCGGCGTAACGCTTCAGTATTGGACCCCCCTAGTTGCGCGGGCCAATTTCCTATCCGATTTCCGTTACCTGACCGAGGATCGCGCAGCATGA
- a CDS encoding DNA N-6-adenine-methyltransferase codes for MSDQTLFDREQSARFTGMGGHQSANMLKDEWLTPPEIIDALGGPDSFDLDPCSPIVRPWPTAKEHFTIADNGLLKPWNGRVWFNPPYGGPQIVGPWMRRMVEHGIGTTLIFARTETDLFFETVWKKATALLFFRGRLYFHHVDGKRAAANAGAPSVLIAYGERDAAILRDCGIAGQFIELAKGAA; via the coding sequence ATGAGCGATCAAACCCTATTCGATCGCGAGCAGAGCGCGCGCTTCACGGGAATGGGCGGCCATCAGAGCGCGAATATGCTCAAGGACGAATGGCTGACTCCGCCCGAAATTATCGACGCGTTAGGCGGCCCCGATTCGTTCGATCTTGATCCATGCTCCCCGATCGTTCGCCCATGGCCGACCGCGAAAGAGCATTTCACGATCGCCGACAATGGACTGCTGAAGCCATGGAACGGTCGCGTGTGGTTCAATCCGCCCTATGGCGGCCCTCAGATCGTTGGCCCCTGGATGCGCCGCATGGTCGAGCATGGCATCGGGACGACGCTGATATTCGCGCGAACCGAAACCGATCTGTTTTTTGAAACGGTTTGGAAGAAAGCAACCGCGCTGCTGTTCTTCCGCGGTCGTCTCTATTTTCATCACGTCGACGGCAAGCGGGCCGCGGCAAACGCAGGGGCGCCATCCGTCCTGATCGCTTATGGCGAGCGTGATGCTGCGATCTTGAGAGACTGCGGAATTGCCGGACAATTTATCGAACTCGCAAAGGGTGCGGCATGA